In Melitaea cinxia chromosome Z, ilMelCinx1.1, whole genome shotgun sequence, a single window of DNA contains:
- the LOC123668998 gene encoding uncharacterized protein LOC123668998, whose amino-acid sequence MEEIWSKHKSIQNAAHHIALDCIHPQSAHGSPYHVHPYPSPVRLQHAFQAQQSPQMFYPKGLKPHIDPRAYATPSESPILGRALCLTPRGSPLPGQVSHLNEKFQDSLTLNSDTDVLVSKISAMFPTVSETHIKILLKKYYNREAVVISALQVEKHPITTPGPLTLSPSTTRLQKGALGVYSALQLAKGVSASMHSSNHLTPMTGTPQGSPLLLRPASGASSYYVTVKSMDAQTSSAPRHQSPKMKLKYLKSVFPKAEETLILDVLANKDNNVQKASEELISMGFTKKETLIKQQKKKDKETPPLPKKVVIVKTLEEKNDLKQKLQKRYDKLAERVVSIALESVDYNEERAEQILDAVVQEEEAPKLTKPTELKDMRRPDTMDDASAVSPVEPARAPAAVARRLKTWTEHLKPILKSSNTVEVKHRSQYTVTTSGPNPSLRQGPKDNLLLEDYMTWNGPNPELRCGPAAKPDGPEPKEKTFSLARGPLGLARGPAGLARGSIYQKVNKKSAKM is encoded by the exons ATGGAAGAAATATGGTCTAAACATAAGTCCATACAAAATGCAGCTCATCACATCGCTTTAGATTGTATTCACCCACag TCGGCGCACGGCTCGCCATACCACGTACACCCATATCCCTCTCCTGTACGCCTGCAACATGCCTTTCAAGCTCAACAGAGCCCTCAAATGTTTTATCCCAAAGGGCTCAAGCCTCATATT GATCCTAGAGCCTATGCGACTCCGAGTGAAAGTCCTATTTTGGGGAGAGCTCTCTGCCTTACACCTCGAGGCAGCCCTTTGCCTGGTCAAGTTTCTCATCTCAATGAAAAGTTTCAAGATTCTCTCACATTGAACTCTGATACAGATGTTCTTGTTTCCAAAATAAGTGCAATGTTTCCAACAGTTAGTGAAACACACATcaagattttattgaaaaa gTATTATAATCGTGAAGCTGTTGTAATAAGTGCTTTACAAGTAGAAAAGCATCCTATCACTACCCCTGGACCACTTACATTGTCACCTTCAACAACACGTTTACAAAAGGGAGCCCTTGGAGTATATTCAGCATTGCAGTTGGCTAAAGGTGTTTCAGCATCCATGCATAGTTCTAATCATTTAACACCTATGACAGGAACTCCACAGG GCTCGCCATTGTTACTTCGACCTGCATCAGGGGCTTCAAGTTATTATGTTACTGTGAAATCAATGGATGCCCAAACTTCCTCAGCACCAAGACATCAGTCGCCCAAAATGAAACTAAA GTACTTAAAAAGTGTGTTTCCTAAAGCTGAAGAAACTTTAATACTGGATGTTTTAgcaaataaagataataatgtgCAAAAGGCAAGCGAAGAACTGATTTCTATGGGATTTACTAAAAAGGAAACGttaattaaacaacaaaaaaagaaagataaGGAAACTCCACCTCTGCCTAAAAAAGTGGTAATCGTGAAAACTTTAGAGGAAAAAAATGATT TGAAACAAAAACTCCAGAAGAGATATGACAAACTGGCTGAAAGAGTTGTATCTATAGCATTAGAAAGTGTGGACTACAATGAAGAGCGGGCTGAACAGATATTAGATGCCGTTGTGCAAGAAGAGGAGGCACCTAAATTAACAAAACCAACAGAATTAAAGGACATGAGAAGACCAGATACCATGGACG ACGCCAGCGCCGTCAGCCCCGTGGAGCCAGCACGAGCACCAGCCGCCGTCGCGCGTCGGCTCAAGACTTGGACGGAGCATTTGAA GCCTATTTTAAAATCGAGTAACACTGTGGAGGTCAAACATAGGTCTCAGTACACGGTAACAACCAGTGGCCCAAATCCTTCACTTCGCCAAGGTCCCAAAGACAATCTGCTTTT GGAAGACTACATGACATGGAACGGTCCTAATCCTGAGCTCCGCTGTGGACCGGCCGCGAAACCGGATGGTCCAGAACCGAAAGAGAAAACATTTTCTTTAGCTCGTGGTCCTTTAGGCCTTGCCAGAGGACCCGCAGGCTTAGCTAGAGGCTCTATTTATCAGAAAGTCAACAAAAAATCGGCtaaaatgtaa
- the LOC123668579 gene encoding enkurin, with product MSIVEIINHDEVIYRILDKPPPEPPKTPRYESQLERQLKELKIPKLRRTFGYAETPLNPPEKFLRQGEGVGHPIKKSDHKCNVSGKLPPVPKHNDFAKRAEKPNTNFRVLNIKKVIKAKPKTPEPRLVDTRDGHIKKIKGSGEIPEYCLRKDFGQMPAYLVKRNRRIQKQLDKIKYAEEHKESLCKLISAQERQELLNDLKSNWQILQKAFLQLPMLTDTIPKILRKTKMEQELRQLEKDIALVESNPYIYIYE from the exons ATGTCTATTGTAGAAATTATTAACCATGATGAAGTCATTTATAGAATTCTAGATAAACCGCCACCAGAACCACCAAAAACTCCTAG ATATGAATCTCAGCTGGAACGACaacttaaagaattaaaaataccgAAGTTACGAAGAACTTTTGGGTATGCAGAAACACCTCTTAACCCTCCTGAGAAGTTTTTAAGGCAGGGTGAAGGAGTCGGTCATCCTATTAAAAAATCTGATCATAAATGTAATGTGTCAGGAAAACTTCCACCAGTTCCTAAACATAATGATTTCGCAAAAAGGGCCGAAAAACCTAACACTAATTTCAgagtactaaatataaaaaaagtaataaaagcaAAACCTAAAACTCCGGAACCAAG GCTAGTGGATACGAGAGATGGACacattaaaaagataaaagGATCGGGAGAAATTCCAGAATATTGCCTCAGAAAAGATTTTGGTCAAATGCCTGCTTACTTAGTTAAAAGAAATAGACGAATCCAAAAACAACTTGATAAGATTAAATACGCAGAGGAACATAAAGAAAGTTTATGCAAACTTATTAGTGCACAAGAAAGACAGGAATTGCTgaac GATTTAAAAAGTAACTGGCAGATTTTGCAAAAAGCTTTTCTACAGCTTCCAATGTTGACGGATACTATACCTAAAATTCTACGAAAAACGAAAATGGAACAGGAATTACGACAACTGGAAAAAGATATAGCTCTGGTTGAATCAAacccatatatttatatttacgaaTAA
- the LOC123668802 gene encoding tigger transposable element-derived protein 4-like, with translation MCSEYKIPKSNLCRIIQNNEKIRSQCIDGKGKLKRIRSAKNPELEKCLSTWIKQVRNNNIPISGPMIKEKAREFASKVHIDNFSGSNSCLEAFKKKHNIAFKNICGDSNSVDSNGCNEWIENLPVLLYDYSPDDVFSADETGLFYKCLPDKTFSKVSLAMVVN, from the coding sequence ATGTGCTCCGAGTATAAGATACCAAAGTCAAACCTGTGTagaattattcaaaataacGAGAAAATTCGGTCTCAGTGTATAGATGGAAAAGGAAAACTAAAACGAATACGATCAGCAAAAAATCCTGAACTTGAAAAATGTCTCTCGACATGGATAAAGCAGGTAAGGAATAATAACATTCCAATAAGTGGACCAATGATTAAAGAGAAAGCTCGAGAATTTGCGAGTAAGGTCcatattgataatttttctgGCAGTAATAGTTGTTTGGAGGCCTTTAAGAAAAAACACAATATCgcattcaaaaatatttgtggCGACAGTAATTCTGTGGACAGCAACGGATGTAATGAGTGGATTGAAAACCTTCCAGTTTTATTATACGATTATTCCCCCGACGACGTATTCAGCGCCGATGAAACGGGCTTATTCTACAAGTGTCTACCGGATAAAACATTTTCAAAGGTCAGCCTTGCCATGGTGGTAAATTGA